Proteins encoded within one genomic window of Actinoplanes octamycinicus:
- a CDS encoding LacI family DNA-binding transcriptional regulator, with protein MPASAGRRPGRPTMNDVARVARVSLKTVSRVVNNEPNVSPVLIAQVRSAIETLGYRPDIGASTLRRGDRRSGTIALLLEDVGNPFSAALHRAVEDEARTRGVQVLTGSLDEDPRRERELARAFAMRRADGLIIAPVGSDQSYLMTEVQTDTPVVFVDRPGQGFPADTVLATNVIGAGEATRHLIAHGHRRIACLTDYTRISTARFRQDGYHTALREAGLEPDARLVVTELHTTAAAESAVMELLHRPDPPTALFTSQNLITIGAVRALRRLGLQGAVAVVGFDDFPLADLLEPAVTVIAQDPALMGRTAARALFRRLDGDSGPPAEHWIPTSLIRRGSGELPPGTHLLGERLAGSL; from the coding sequence GTGCCCGCCTCCGCCGGCCGCCGCCCCGGCCGGCCCACCATGAACGACGTCGCCCGCGTCGCCCGGGTCAGCCTCAAAACCGTCTCCCGGGTGGTGAACAACGAGCCGAACGTCTCCCCGGTGCTGATCGCGCAGGTCCGCAGCGCCATCGAGACGCTCGGCTATCGGCCCGACATCGGGGCCAGCACGCTGCGCCGCGGCGACCGCCGGTCCGGGACGATCGCGCTGCTGCTCGAGGACGTCGGCAACCCGTTCTCCGCGGCCCTGCACCGGGCCGTCGAGGACGAGGCCCGTACCCGCGGCGTGCAGGTGCTGACCGGCAGCCTGGACGAGGACCCGCGGCGGGAGCGGGAGCTGGCCCGGGCGTTCGCCATGCGCCGCGCCGACGGGCTGATCATCGCCCCGGTCGGCTCGGACCAGAGCTACCTGATGACCGAGGTGCAGACCGACACCCCGGTGGTCTTCGTGGACCGGCCCGGCCAGGGCTTCCCGGCGGACACCGTGCTGGCCACCAACGTGATCGGGGCCGGCGAGGCCACCCGGCACCTGATCGCCCACGGGCACCGGCGGATCGCCTGCCTCACCGACTACACCCGGATCTCCACCGCCCGGTTCCGGCAGGACGGCTACCACACCGCGCTGCGCGAGGCCGGCCTGGAGCCGGACGCCCGGCTGGTCGTCACCGAGCTGCACACCACGGCCGCGGCGGAGAGCGCGGTGATGGAGCTGCTGCACCGGCCCGACCCGCCGACCGCCCTGTTCACCAGCCAGAACCTGATCACCATCGGGGCGGTCCGGGCGCTGCGCCGGCTCGGCCTGCAGGGCGCCGTCGCGGTGGTCGGCTTCGACGACTTCCCGCTGGCCGACCTGCTCGAGCCGGCCGTCACGGTGATCGCCCAGGACCCGGCGCTGATGGGGCGGACGGCGGCACGGGCGCTGTTCCGCCGCCTCGACGGGGACAGCGGGCCGCCGGCCGAGCACTGGATCCCGACCAGTCTGATCCGGCGCGGTTCGGGCGAGCTGCCACCCGGCACCCACCTGCTCGGGGAGCGGCTCGCCGGCTCCCTGTGA
- a CDS encoding AbfB domain-containing protein has protein sequence MPEAPRSDRRALLALAAATVFAVLGYAATVTVMLHTEAEPPGGAAAPTPPTWVLPVASAPASPPVSIAPAPSSRSIRPSPIRGGTRPVSAATKGAGRKQTAKPTPPAPVLVTGSTIGLGLVDAPGYRLRHRDFVAQVEPLTADSAPLDRMDTRFTVRVGRADSRCVAFEAAGHPGFFLRHRDFVLRLDRADGTVLFDRDATFCPVPLAGGFVLRSVNFPDRHLVLADGGVRLEPVAAGQATRFRALPPL, from the coding sequence ATGCCGGAGGCCCCCCGCTCCGACCGGCGCGCGCTGCTCGCGCTGGCCGCCGCCACCGTGTTCGCGGTGCTCGGCTACGCCGCCACCGTGACGGTCATGCTGCACACCGAGGCCGAGCCGCCGGGTGGCGCGGCGGCCCCCACGCCGCCCACCTGGGTGCTGCCGGTGGCGTCCGCGCCGGCCTCCCCGCCGGTCTCCATCGCGCCGGCGCCGAGCAGCCGGTCGATCCGTCCAAGCCCGATCCGGGGCGGCACCCGGCCGGTCAGCGCCGCGACGAAGGGCGCCGGCCGGAAGCAGACGGCGAAGCCGACGCCGCCCGCGCCGGTGCTGGTCACCGGCAGCACGATCGGGCTGGGCCTGGTCGACGCGCCCGGATACCGGCTGCGGCACCGGGATTTCGTGGCCCAGGTCGAGCCGCTCACCGCGGACAGCGCTCCGTTGGACCGGATGGACACCCGGTTCACGGTACGGGTGGGCCGCGCCGACAGCCGGTGCGTCGCCTTTGAGGCGGCCGGCCATCCCGGCTTCTTCCTCCGGCACCGGGACTTCGTCCTGCGGCTGGACCGGGCGGACGGCACCGTGCTGTTCGACCGGGACGCCACCTTCTGCCCGGTGCCGCTGGCCGGTGGGTTCGTCCTGCGCTCGGTCAACTTCCCGGACCGTCACCTGGTGCTCGCCGACGGAGGGGTCCGGCTGGAGCCGGTGGCGGCCGGGCAGGCCACCAGGTTCCGGGCGTTGCCGCCGCTATGA